The DNA sequence TATGGCTCTTTGGATTGGTGACCAAATCTCGACTGGTGATGGTCTATTTTATTCAAACAAAGAAGAACTTGAAAGCCTTGGTGCCAAGGTTTATATGAACTCACCTGTTACCCATATTGACTATGATAAAAAGATTGTGACAGCTTTGGTTGATGGTCAGGAACATCAAGAGTCATTTGATAAATTAATTTTAGCAACAGGTTCGCAACCTATTTTGCCACCAATTAAGGGGGCCGCTCTCAAAGAAGGTTCCCGTCAGTTTGAAGCAACTTTAGAGAACTTACAATTTGTTAAGCTTTACCAAAATGCTCAAGACGTTATTGAACGTTTGAAAGATAAGGATATTAGCCGTGTCGCTGTAGTTGGTGCAGGTTATATCGGAGTTGAATTAGCTGAAGCTTTCCAACGCAAGGGGAAAGAAGTCGTCTTAATTGATGTCGCTGATACCTGTATGGCAGGATACTACGATCGTGATTTGACTGACAAGATGGCTAAGAACTTATCGGATCACGGTATCCAGTTAGCCTTTGGCCAAACTGTTAAGGAAATTGCTGGTCAGCATAAGGTTGAAAAGATTATTACCGATAAGGCCGAATTTGATGTAGATATGGTCATCATGGCAGTTGGTTTCCGACCAAATACTGCTCTTGGGGAAGGTCGTTTAGATACCTTCCGCAATGGTGCATGGATTGTAAATAAAAAGCAAGAGACTAGTATCAAGGATGTCTATGCTATCGGGGATTGTGCAACCATCTATGATAATGCTATCGGAGATACAAACTACATTGCACTAGCTTCTAATGCTGTTCGAACTGGTATTGTGGCGGCTCACAATGCTACCGGACATGATTTAGAGGGTATTGGTGTCCAAGGATCTAATGGAATCTCTATCTATGGTTTCAACATGGTTTCGACTGGTTTAACCTTGGAGAAAGCCAAGCGGTTAGGCTTTAATGCGGCAGTAACTGAATTTACTGATTTACAGAAGCCTGAATTTATGGAAACTGCTAATGAGCCTGTTACTCTCAAAATTGTTTACGATAAGGATAACCGCAAAGTTCTAGGGGCTCAGATGGCTTCTAGGGAAAATATTTCTATGGGGATTCACATGTTCTCATTGGCTATTCAAGAAGGCGTCACT is a window from the Streptococcus criceti HS-6 genome containing:
- the nox gene encoding H2O-forming NADH oxidase is translated as MAKIVVVGTNHAGTAAIKTILTNYGSENEVVTFDQNSNISFLGCGMALWIGDQISTGDGLFYSNKEELESLGAKVYMNSPVTHIDYDKKIVTALVDGQEHQESFDKLILATGSQPILPPIKGAALKEGSRQFEATLENLQFVKLYQNAQDVIERLKDKDISRVAVVGAGYIGVELAEAFQRKGKEVVLIDVADTCMAGYYDRDLTDKMAKNLSDHGIQLAFGQTVKEIAGQHKVEKIITDKAEFDVDMVIMAVGFRPNTALGEGRLDTFRNGAWIVNKKQETSIKDVYAIGDCATIYDNAIGDTNYIALASNAVRTGIVAAHNATGHDLEGIGVQGSNGISIYGFNMVSTGLTLEKAKRLGFNAAVTEFTDLQKPEFMETANEPVTLKIVYDKDNRKVLGAQMASRENISMGIHMFSLAIQEGVTIDKLALTDIFFLPHFNKPYNYITMAALGAEK